The Altererythrobacter sp. ZODW24 genome window below encodes:
- a CDS encoding endonuclease III → MQLTFENDPQTERLRETHAHLIEWFGRIQRPHTKRVDPVWTLVQGVIGARTKTAVSNAATDQLLERFGSWEAVAEAELSEVTEILSNQTFPEQSARRLIDCLQTIITERGEVDLRHLSNQSTADAMMWLETMPGVARKIAAQVMNTSAFARRAMVIDSHHRRIMQRMGLVPTKADTARAYNALMPIMPDDWSAADMDEHHMLVKKLGQKICRPTNPQCARCPVAELCDFASVRR, encoded by the coding sequence ATGCAGCTGACCTTCGAGAATGATCCTCAGACGGAGCGCTTGCGAGAAACCCACGCTCACTTGATCGAATGGTTCGGGCGAATTCAACGCCCTCATACCAAACGCGTGGATCCCGTCTGGACCTTGGTTCAGGGCGTAATCGGCGCGCGGACTAAGACGGCAGTTTCGAATGCTGCCACTGACCAACTATTGGAGCGGTTTGGATCGTGGGAGGCCGTTGCCGAGGCTGAGCTCAGCGAAGTGACGGAAATTCTTTCAAATCAAACATTCCCTGAGCAGTCGGCGCGACGATTGATAGACTGCCTGCAAACTATCATCACCGAACGCGGTGAGGTCGATCTTCGCCATCTGTCCAACCAATCAACCGCCGACGCTATGATGTGGCTTGAGACGATGCCAGGCGTGGCGCGAAAGATCGCCGCGCAGGTGATGAACACCAGTGCTTTTGCTCGCCGCGCGATGGTGATCGACAGCCATCACCGCCGGATCATGCAGCGCATGGGGCTGGTCCCTACTAAAGCCGACACCGCGCGGGCCTATAATGCTTTGATGCCGATTATGCCTGACGACTGGTCAGCAGCTGACATGGACGAACATCATATGCTGGTGAAGAAGTTAGGACAGAAAATATGCCGCCCGACCAATCCGCAATGCGCGCGCTGTCCCGTGGCAGAGCTTTGCGACTTCGCTTCGGTTAGGCGCTAA
- the guaA gene encoding glutamine-hydrolyzing GMP synthase, whose product MSASDNTPDSILIVDFGSQVTQLIARRVREAGVYSEIAPFSMAEEAFNRMKPKGIILSGSPAGVPEEGSPRAPQMLFEAGLPILGICYGQQVMTHQLGGEVRPGHETGDGGEFGRAFLTVTEECALFDGLWDVGDRHQVWMSHGDKVTRFADGFDIVATSDGAPFAVIADEKRKFYGTQFHPEVVHTPDGAKLIANFVRHVCGLKGDWTMAEFRKTKIDEIRAQVGDGKVICGLSGGVDSAVAAVLIHEAIGEQLTCVFVDHGLMRMNEAEQVVTLFRDHYNIPLIHKDVSEMFLGGLKGETDPEKKRKFIGKTFIDVFEGEAKAIGGADFLAQGTLYPDVIESVSFTGGPSVTIKSHHNVGGLPERMNMQLVEPLRELFKDEVRDLGRELGLPDIFVGRHPFPGPGLAIRIPGEVTEERCDILRKADAIYLEEIRNAGLYDAIWQAFAVLLPVKTVGVMGDSRTYDNVCALRAVTSTDGMTADIYPFDASFLSAVSTRIINEVQGINRVVYDYTSKPPGTIEWE is encoded by the coding sequence ATGAGCGCATCAGATAACACGCCCGATTCTATCCTGATCGTCGACTTCGGCAGTCAGGTGACCCAACTTATCGCGCGCCGCGTGCGTGAAGCGGGGGTTTACTCCGAGATTGCGCCCTTCAGCATGGCCGAAGAGGCGTTCAACCGGATGAAACCGAAGGGCATCATCCTGTCGGGCTCGCCGGCTGGTGTTCCCGAAGAAGGCAGTCCGCGCGCGCCGCAGATGTTGTTTGAGGCAGGTCTGCCGATCCTTGGCATTTGCTACGGCCAGCAAGTCATGACGCATCAGCTGGGCGGCGAAGTGCGGCCCGGCCACGAAACCGGTGATGGCGGCGAGTTCGGCCGCGCGTTCCTGACGGTTACCGAGGAATGCGCCCTGTTCGATGGCCTTTGGGACGTTGGCGACCGCCACCAAGTGTGGATGAGCCACGGCGACAAGGTCACGCGCTTTGCTGACGGATTCGATATTGTCGCCACCAGTGACGGCGCGCCCTTTGCCGTGATCGCTGACGAGAAACGCAAGTTTTACGGTACGCAGTTTCACCCAGAAGTCGTCCACACCCCCGATGGCGCGAAGCTGATTGCCAATTTCGTGCGCCACGTCTGCGGCCTCAAAGGCGACTGGACGATGGCCGAGTTCCGCAAGACCAAGATCGACGAAATCCGTGCCCAAGTCGGTGACGGCAAAGTCATTTGCGGACTTAGCGGCGGCGTCGATAGTGCGGTCGCAGCGGTCCTGATCCACGAAGCGATTGGCGAGCAGTTGACCTGCGTCTTCGTCGATCACGGCTTGATGCGGATGAATGAGGCCGAGCAGGTCGTCACCCTGTTCCGCGACCATTACAATATTCCGCTGATCCATAAGGATGTGAGCGAAATGTTCCTCGGTGGTCTCAAGGGTGAGACCGATCCGGAGAAGAAACGCAAATTCATCGGCAAGACCTTTATTGATGTGTTCGAAGGCGAGGCCAAGGCCATCGGCGGGGCGGATTTCCTCGCGCAGGGCACGCTTTATCCGGATGTGATCGAAAGTGTGAGTTTCACCGGTGGTCCGAGCGTAACAATCAAGAGCCACCACAATGTTGGCGGCTTACCCGAACGCATGAATATGCAGTTGGTCGAACCTTTGCGCGAGCTGTTCAAGGACGAAGTCCGCGATCTTGGCCGCGAGCTGGGCCTTCCCGATATCTTTGTCGGCCGTCACCCGTTCCCCGGCCCGGGTCTGGCAATCCGCATCCCCGGCGAAGTCACCGAAGAGCGCTGCGACATCTTGCGCAAAGCCGATGCGATCTATCTCGAAGAAATCCGCAACGCCGGCCTCTATGACGCGATCTGGCAAGCCTTCGCGGTGCTGCTGCCGGTCAAAACCGTCGGCGTGATGGGCGACAGCCGCACTTACGACAATGTCTGCGCCCTGCGCGCAGTGACCAGCACCGACGGCATGACCGCCGACATCTATCCCTTCGACGCCAGCTTCCTGAGCGCGGTATCGACCCGCATCATCAACGAAGTTCAAGGCATCAACCGAGTGGTCTATGACTACACCAGCAAACCGCCCGGGACGATTGAGTGGGAGTGA